One window of Cucurbita pepo subsp. pepo cultivar mu-cu-16 chromosome LG19, ASM280686v2, whole genome shotgun sequence genomic DNA carries:
- the LOC111781891 gene encoding glutaredoxin-C9-like has product MHQAIPYRTWVPAAVDTSTAGADASVEKIVSNNAVVVLARRGCCMSHVLKLLLLGHGVNPAVFAVGEEEEPGIAGEIGRLAAASGEDGNDGSVHFPVVFVGGKMFGGLEEVMAAHISGELEPALKDAGALWL; this is encoded by the coding sequence ATGCACCAAGCAATTCCGTACAGGACGTGGGTTCCAGCCGCCGTCGATACCTCCACTGCCGGGGCGGATGCGAGTGTCGAAAAAATAGTGTCAAACAACGCTGTGGTGGTTTTGGCCAGACGTGGGTGTTGTATGAGCCATGTTTTGAAATTGCTGTTGTTGGGCCACGGCGTGAACCCGGCCGTCTTCGCCGTCGGCGAGGAGGAGGAACCCGGTATTGCCGGCGAGATTGGGAGATTAGCAGCCGCCAGTGGTGAAGATGGGAACGACGGGAGCGTGCACTTTCCGGTGGTGTTTGTCGGCGGGAAGATGTTTGGTGGGTTGGAAGAAGTGATGGCAGCTCATATTTCCGGCGAATTGGAGCCGGCTTTAAAAGATGCGGGTGCTTTGTggctttaa